In Chroogloeocystis siderophila 5.2 s.c.1, a single genomic region encodes these proteins:
- a CDS encoding SinI family restriction endonuclease: protein MPVTFSDIITACNSEENFLQIFQNAFSQVDQPLLQEHRIILTACYRNPGLSLTLKGETPEFLAQSWLQKYCYSFENRISRRISQPPRTVADPIVDTIIKARLTGLTEKHLEQIKYAHRLSMSAENIQGLLLEEFLAEQLADYGWYCCWGEVIRHVDFCHIDGSLLQVKNRSNSENSSSSRVRINQPIEKWHRVDAKTGLYKWSYFNTKYNTNRFSEENFILFVQKVLLANPSALALEANNPWQSLSQSSD from the coding sequence ATGCCTGTTACCTTTAGTGACATTATCACGGCTTGTAATTCTGAAGAAAACTTTCTCCAAATTTTTCAAAATGCCTTCTCTCAGGTTGATCAGCCGCTTCTCCAAGAGCATCGTATAATTTTAACAGCTTGTTATAGAAATCCAGGACTTTCTCTAACTCTAAAAGGAGAGACACCAGAATTCTTAGCTCAGTCCTGGTTGCAAAAGTATTGTTATAGCTTCGAGAACAGAATCTCAAGACGAATCTCTCAACCTCCGAGAACAGTTGCTGATCCAATCGTCGATACAATTATCAAAGCTAGGTTAACAGGATTAACTGAAAAACATCTTGAGCAGATTAAGTATGCTCATAGATTGTCCATGTCAGCAGAAAATATTCAAGGCTTACTTCTTGAAGAATTTCTAGCTGAACAACTAGCTGATTATGGTTGGTACTGTTGTTGGGGAGAAGTTATCCGCCACGTCGATTTTTGCCACATAGATGGCTCCCTTTTACAAGTAAAAAACCGTAGTAATTCAGAAAATAGCTCTTCTTCTAGGGTCAGGATTAATCAACCAATCGAAAAATGGCACAGGGTTGATGCAAAAACAGGACTATACAAATGGTCATACTTTAATACGAAATATAATACAAATCGCTTCTCCGAAGAAAACTTTATTCTTTTTGTTCAGAAAGTTTTATTAGCAAATCCAAGTGCTTTAGCACTAGAAGCAAATAATCCTTGGCAATCTTTGTCTCAGTCTTCAGACTAA
- a CDS encoding tetratricopeptide repeat protein, with translation MPNLAEGIAAFQAGDYTTAVKILKPIADCGEAEAQCIIANTYHLGLGLERNILEAVKWYKKAAEQGYGLASNNLAGIFLFGDDGIEVDRAEAKKWYKKARQGFLHTPSETYLESRFLPSSLE, from the coding sequence ATGCCAAATTTAGCAGAAGGGATAGCTGCATTTCAAGCAGGAGATTACACAACTGCTGTTAAAATTTTAAAGCCAATTGCTGATTGTGGAGAGGCTGAAGCGCAGTGTATAATTGCAAATACTTACCATCTAGGTCTTGGCCTAGAGAGGAATATTTTAGAAGCAGTTAAGTGGTATAAGAAAGCAGCTGAACAGGGTTATGGTCTAGCTTCAAATAATTTAGCAGGGATTTTTCTGTTTGGTGATGACGGTATAGAAGTAGATCGGGCAGAAGCAAAAAAGTGGTACAAAAAGGCTAGACAAGGTTTCTTACATACTCCTAGTGAAACATATCTTGAGTCAAGATTTCTACCTAGTAGTCTTGAATAA
- a CDS encoding NAD(P)H-quinone oxidoreductase subunit 4, whose protein sequence is MLSTQIPWLTTIILLPLVAALAIPLIPDNQGKTVRWYALGVGIADLVLMVYAVWQNYDLQISTFQLAESYPWIPQLGMNWSVAVDGLSLPLVLLTGFVTTLSILAAWNVTKKPRLFFALMLMMYSAQIGVFVAQDMLLFFLMWELELVPVYLLISIWGGQNRRYAATKFILYTAAGSIFILVAAFAMAMYGDVVTFDMATLGIKQYPRAFELLVYAALLIAFGVKLPIFPLHTWLPDAHSEASAPVSMILAGVLLKMAGYGLIRMNIEMLPNAHVSFAPVLAILGVVNIVYGALTAFAQTNLKRRLAYSSIAHMGFVLIGIASFTELGIGGAVLQMVSHGLIAASLFFLSGVTYERTHTLIMEKMGGMAQAMPKVFALFTAGAMASLALPGMSGFVGELTIFLGITTSDAYNPAFKVVVTLLAAVGVILTPIYLLSMLRQVFYGNENSGIVIEEYLGDAKPREVFIAACLLLPIIGIGMYPKLATQTYDVKTVAVAAQVRQVLPTVIAQKQRSPLYSTALVAPQLAVPESQVLIASE, encoded by the coding sequence ATGCTTAGCACACAAATTCCTTGGTTAACAACTATTATTCTGTTACCGCTGGTGGCTGCCCTAGCCATTCCTTTAATTCCAGACAATCAAGGTAAAACAGTTCGCTGGTACGCCTTAGGAGTAGGGATAGCGGATTTGGTTCTGATGGTATACGCCGTTTGGCAGAACTACGATTTACAAATCTCAACATTTCAACTAGCAGAAAGCTATCCTTGGATACCCCAGCTAGGCATGAACTGGTCGGTTGCGGTAGATGGCTTATCATTACCGTTGGTATTGCTAACAGGTTTTGTCACAACTTTGTCAATCTTGGCAGCGTGGAACGTCACGAAAAAGCCACGCTTGTTTTTCGCGTTGATGCTAATGATGTACAGCGCACAGATTGGCGTATTTGTTGCCCAGGATATGCTGTTGTTCTTCCTGATGTGGGAACTTGAATTAGTCCCTGTCTACTTACTAATTTCGATTTGGGGAGGACAAAATCGCCGCTATGCAGCAACAAAGTTCATCCTCTACACTGCTGCTGGATCGATATTTATCCTAGTAGCTGCGTTTGCGATGGCAATGTATGGTGATGTCGTTACCTTCGACATGGCAACTTTAGGTATTAAGCAATATCCTAGAGCGTTTGAACTTTTGGTTTATGCTGCACTACTCATTGCTTTTGGCGTCAAATTACCAATTTTTCCACTACATACTTGGCTTCCAGATGCCCACAGTGAAGCTTCTGCACCTGTTTCAATGATTTTGGCAGGAGTTTTGCTCAAAATGGCAGGCTACGGGCTAATTCGCATGAATATCGAAATGTTGCCCAATGCCCATGTTTCGTTTGCTCCCGTACTGGCAATTTTGGGTGTCGTTAATATTGTCTACGGTGCATTAACTGCGTTTGCACAAACAAATCTCAAGCGCCGTTTAGCTTATTCTTCAATCGCGCACATGGGTTTTGTATTAATTGGTATTGCTTCGTTTACCGAACTTGGTATTGGCGGTGCAGTACTGCAAATGGTATCGCATGGTTTGATTGCGGCTAGCTTATTCTTCTTATCTGGAGTCACTTACGAGCGCACGCACACGTTGATCATGGAGAAGATGGGCGGTATGGCGCAAGCAATGCCCAAAGTTTTCGCACTCTTCACCGCTGGGGCGATGGCTTCGTTAGCGTTACCTGGTATGAGTGGCTTTGTTGGTGAATTAACAATCTTTTTGGGAATTACCACCAGCGATGCTTACAACCCTGCGTTTAAGGTTGTTGTCACTCTCTTAGCTGCGGTGGGTGTAATTTTAACTCCCATTTACCTGTTGTCGATGCTACGTCAAGTATTTTACGGTAACGAGAATTCTGGAATTGTCATTGAAGAGTATCTTGGTGACGCGAAGCCACGCGAGGTATTTATTGCAGCTTGCTTACTATTGCCAATTATCGGCATCGGGATGTATCCTAAATTGGCAACTCAGACATATGATGTCAAAACAGTTGCAGTTGCAGCACAAGTACGCCAAGTGTTACCAACAGTTATCGCGCAAAAACAGCGATCGCCTCTCTATTCAACTGCATTAGTTGCACCACAGCTAGCTGTACCTGAATCACAAGTACTGATTGCTAGCGAATAA
- a CDS encoding dienelactone hydrolase family protein: MKILRSFLLAPIFALAFSTVAQAAIQTQVVEYKQGNTVLEGYLAYDDEIQGRRPGVMVVHEWTGINPYIQQRAQQLAKLGYVAFAADIYGKGIRPKNPQEAAAQAKIYRSNRQLMRDRALAGLQVLQKNSLTDAQRIAAIGYCFGGGTVLELARSGANVAGVVSFHGNLDTPDSSDAKNIKGKVLVLHGAEDPLVPPEQVLGFAEEMGNAGVDWQLMAYGGAVHSFTNPEAGSDKSQGVAYNQLADRRSWQDMRQFFAEIFGVR, translated from the coding sequence ATGAAGATCTTACGCTCCTTTTTACTTGCTCCTATTTTTGCTTTAGCTTTTAGTACCGTTGCTCAAGCCGCAATTCAAACGCAAGTTGTGGAATACAAGCAAGGCAACACAGTATTAGAAGGATACCTCGCCTACGATGATGAAATTCAAGGCAGGCGTCCTGGTGTTATGGTTGTTCATGAGTGGACAGGAATCAATCCTTATATTCAACAACGCGCACAACAATTAGCAAAACTAGGATATGTTGCGTTTGCAGCGGATATTTACGGTAAAGGTATTAGACCTAAAAATCCCCAAGAAGCAGCAGCACAAGCTAAAATTTACAGATCTAACCGTCAGTTAATGCGCGATCGCGCTTTGGCAGGATTACAAGTCTTACAAAAAAATTCTCTAACTGATGCCCAACGCATTGCTGCTATTGGATATTGTTTCGGTGGTGGCACTGTATTGGAACTTGCCCGTAGTGGGGCAAATGTTGCTGGCGTTGTCAGTTTTCACGGTAATTTAGATACGCCAGATTCCAGTGATGCGAAGAATATTAAAGGTAAAGTACTTGTCTTACATGGTGCTGAAGATCCTTTAGTACCACCCGAACAGGTTTTAGGTTTTGCTGAGGAAATGGGCAATGCTGGAGTTGATTGGCAATTAATGGCTTACGGTGGTGCGGTTCACAGTTTTACAAATCCTGAAGCAGGTAGCGATAAATCTCAAGGTGTAGCGTATAATCAGTTAGCTGATCGCCGTTCTTGGCAAGATATGCGGCAGTTTTTCGCGGAGATTTTTGGAGTAAGATAG
- the trpB gene encoding tryptophan synthase subunit beta — protein MTTTPLPAQSQAEQRPDSLGRFGRFGGKYVPETLMPALSQLEAAYQQYRHDPEFIAELQELLRDYVGRATPLYFAERLTAHYARQNGTGAQIYLKREDLNHTGAHKINNALAQVLLAKRMGKQRIIAETGAGQHGVATATVCARFGLKCIVYMGVQDMERQSLNVFRMRLMGAEVSPVSAGTGTLKDATSEAIRDWVTNVETTHYILGSVAGPHPYPMIVRDFHAVIGKETRAQCLEKWGGLPDILLACVGGGSNAMGLFHEFVNDSSVRLIGVEAAGEGVNTEKHAATLTQGRVGVLHGAMSYLLQDDDGQVLEAHSISAGLDYPGVGPEHSYLKDIQRAEYYSVTDEEALAAFKRTAQLEGIIPALETAHAIAYLDTLCQQLAGSPRIVINCSGRGDKDVQTVAKHLQ, from the coding sequence GTGACTACTACTCCCTTACCTGCACAATCGCAAGCTGAACAACGCCCCGACTCACTCGGACGCTTTGGGCGCTTTGGTGGTAAATATGTACCTGAAACGTTGATGCCAGCATTGAGTCAACTCGAAGCAGCGTATCAACAATATCGCCACGATCCAGAATTTATCGCCGAGTTACAAGAATTGCTGCGAGATTATGTAGGAAGGGCTACACCACTATATTTTGCGGAACGTCTGACGGCGCATTATGCCCGACAGAATGGCACAGGTGCGCAAATCTATTTAAAGCGCGAAGATTTGAACCATACTGGCGCGCACAAAATTAATAATGCCCTAGCGCAAGTATTACTCGCTAAACGCATGGGTAAGCAGCGGATTATTGCCGAAACAGGTGCAGGACAACACGGCGTTGCCACAGCTACAGTTTGCGCGAGATTTGGCTTAAAATGCATAGTTTATATGGGCGTTCAAGATATGGAACGCCAAAGCCTTAACGTATTTCGGATGCGGTTAATGGGCGCGGAAGTTAGCCCTGTGTCAGCGGGAACAGGAACGCTTAAGGATGCAACTTCTGAAGCAATTCGCGATTGGGTAACGAATGTAGAAACGACTCACTATATTTTAGGTTCAGTTGCAGGTCCACACCCGTATCCCATGATTGTACGTGATTTTCATGCTGTGATTGGTAAAGAAACTCGCGCGCAGTGTCTAGAAAAATGGGGGGGATTACCTGATATTCTGCTCGCGTGTGTGGGTGGTGGTTCTAACGCAATGGGCTTATTTCATGAATTCGTGAACGATTCCTCTGTAAGATTAATTGGTGTTGAAGCCGCAGGCGAAGGCGTCAATACTGAAAAACACGCGGCCACTTTGACTCAGGGGCGTGTTGGCGTGTTACACGGGGCGATGAGTTATCTTTTGCAAGACGATGACGGTCAAGTTTTAGAAGCACACTCAATTAGTGCAGGGTTAGATTATCCTGGGGTAGGACCTGAACATAGCTATTTAAAAGACATACAACGAGCAGAATATTACAGCGTTACTGACGAAGAAGCGTTAGCCGCATTTAAGCGTACAGCACAACTAGAGGGAATTATTCCGGCGCTTGAAACTGCACACGCGATCGCGTATCTTGATACTTTATGTCAACAACTCGCAGGAAGTCCGCGAATTGTCATCAATTGTTCGGGGCGTGGCGACAAAGATGTACAAACTGTCGCAAAGCATCTTCAGTAA
- a CDS encoding translation initiation factor — MAAANRKSSDSPYVYREFGGDNSPALERGVQDLPPAQQNLRVQASRKGRKGKTVTVISGFQSTPETLTALVKQLKSQCGSGGTVKDNEIEIQGDHKQKIIEILTQQGYKAKISGG, encoded by the coding sequence ATGGCTGCTGCAAATCGTAAATCTTCAGATAGTCCCTATGTATACCGCGAGTTTGGCGGCGATAACTCTCCTGCGCTAGAACGCGGTGTTCAAGACTTACCACCCGCGCAACAAAATCTCCGCGTCCAAGCTTCGCGTAAAGGACGTAAAGGTAAAACAGTAACGGTAATTAGTGGATTTCAATCCACACCAGAGACTTTAACAGCTTTGGTAAAGCAACTCAAATCACAGTGTGGTAGTGGCGGAACTGTTAAAGACAACGAAATTGAAATTCAAGGCGATCACAAGCAAAAAATTATTGAAATTCTTACTCAACAAGGTTACAAAGCAAAAATCAGTGGTGGGTAG
- a CDS encoding DNA cytosine methyltransferase, whose product MSAQYLSVKEASEILNCSEQYVRKLLRYGDISGERISSRWIVAAESVDEYRSKEEDTSRFVRDHARRSFSKPSLKALSFFSGCMGLDLGLEKEGIKVILACEIDSAARKTIETNRPDIALIGDIRDYSATAIREKAGLSSEEEIDVIVGGPPCQAFSSAGKRQGFNDERGNVFLTFIDLIVELKPRFAVIENVRGLLSAPLKHRPHEMRGNNYPSLSQDEQRGGALLFITRKLKEAGYSVSFNLYNAANFGSPQQRERVVIACSRDGEKLPYLTPTHSEKGLYGLPHWRTLRDALAGLPDKHQFIKFPEKRIRYYKLLKPGQCWRDLPVELHQEALGASYHAGGGKTGFYRRLAWDKPAPTLVTHPAMPATDLAHPEENRPLSIEEYKRIQEFPDDWVIAGSLLDQYRQVGNAVPCSLGKAIARMLLNHLKGETPTIYPDFPYSRYHKTDDVSWTIETLGSLEPSVKQLSLNLV is encoded by the coding sequence ATGTCTGCTCAATACCTCTCTGTGAAAGAAGCTTCGGAAATATTGAATTGCTCTGAGCAATACGTTCGCAAATTGCTCCGCTACGGTGACATCAGCGGAGAAAGGATTAGCAGCCGATGGATTGTTGCGGCGGAATCTGTTGATGAGTATCGATCTAAAGAGGAGGATACAAGCAGATTTGTTCGGGATCATGCAAGGAGATCTTTTAGTAAACCATCCCTAAAAGCATTAAGTTTTTTCTCTGGATGCATGGGTTTAGATTTAGGACTGGAAAAGGAAGGAATCAAAGTAATTCTCGCTTGTGAAATAGATTCAGCAGCCCGAAAAACGATCGAAACGAATCGACCGGATATCGCGCTAATTGGAGATATTAGAGACTACTCAGCTACAGCAATTCGGGAAAAGGCGGGATTAAGTTCTGAAGAAGAGATTGATGTAATTGTTGGTGGTCCCCCGTGCCAAGCTTTCAGCAGTGCAGGTAAGCGACAAGGGTTCAATGATGAACGAGGAAATGTCTTTTTAACTTTCATTGATTTGATTGTCGAACTCAAACCGAGGTTCGCAGTAATAGAAAACGTCCGAGGACTATTATCTGCTCCGTTAAAGCACAGACCACATGAGATGAGAGGAAATAACTACCCATCATTATCTCAGGATGAACAACGGGGAGGTGCACTACTTTTCATCACTCGGAAGCTCAAAGAAGCTGGTTATAGTGTTTCCTTCAACTTGTACAACGCTGCCAATTTTGGTTCGCCACAACAAAGAGAAAGAGTTGTAATTGCTTGCAGCCGTGACGGAGAAAAGCTTCCCTATCTCACACCAACTCATTCGGAGAAAGGTTTGTATGGACTTCCTCATTGGCGAACATTGAGAGATGCGCTAGCAGGACTTCCTGATAAACATCAATTCATCAAGTTTCCTGAAAAACGAATCAGATACTATAAACTTTTGAAACCTGGACAATGTTGGCGAGATTTGCCAGTAGAGTTGCACCAAGAAGCACTTGGGGCTTCTTATCACGCAGGAGGTGGAAAAACAGGTTTTTATCGGAGATTAGCCTGGGATAAGCCTGCTCCAACGCTCGTGACGCATCCTGCAATGCCTGCAACAGATCTGGCACATCCAGAAGAAAATCGACCGCTGAGTATTGAAGAGTACAAGCGAATCCAAGAATTTCCCGATGATTGGGTAATTGCAGGAAGTTTACTCGATCAATATCGACAAGTTGGAAATGCTGTGCCCTGTTCTTTAGGAAAAGCGATCGCCAGAATGTTACTAAACCACCTCAAGGGCGAAACACCAACTATTTACCCCGACTTTCCCTACTCGCGGTATCACAAGACTGATGATGTAAGTTGGACTATTGAAACTTTAGGCTCTCTGGAACCATCTGTAAAACAACTTTCCTTGAATTTAGTCTGA
- a CDS encoding class I SAM-dependent methyltransferase gives MTLKQAKDWYSTVASVHTSEQRKNWYSAAAEAYNQVRPRYPQQLINRAIELAKLPDEAIILEVGCGSGIATVAFADRGFSMICLEPNPEMCRLAQQNCIQYPNVKIVNTSFEEWHVEAKKFNAVVAATSFHWISPEIGYSKAATALQDNGSLILLWNAIPIQPPYAIYQLLQEVYQTYAPSLAEYEVRSTQEESISRFRTNSDRVRAI, from the coding sequence ATGACACTAAAACAAGCCAAAGACTGGTACAGTACAGTTGCCAGTGTCCATACTTCAGAACAAAGGAAAAACTGGTACAGTGCAGCCGCAGAGGCTTACAACCAAGTAAGACCGCGCTATCCTCAACAGCTAATTAATCGCGCAATAGAGTTAGCCAAACTGCCTGATGAAGCAATTATTTTAGAAGTAGGCTGTGGTTCTGGGATTGCAACAGTCGCATTTGCAGATCGTGGCTTTTCGATGATTTGCCTAGAACCAAACCCAGAAATGTGCCGGTTAGCACAGCAAAACTGCATTCAGTATCCAAATGTCAAGATTGTAAATACTTCTTTTGAAGAGTGGCACGTGGAGGCTAAGAAATTCAATGCTGTCGTTGCTGCAACATCTTTTCATTGGATTTCACCTGAGATTGGGTATTCAAAAGCTGCTACTGCATTGCAAGACAACGGTTCATTGATTTTGCTGTGGAACGCTATTCCAATTCAACCTCCATACGCTATTTACCAACTATTGCAGGAGGTTTATCAAACTTATGCACCATCTCTTGCAGAATATGAAGTGAGAAGCACTCAGGAAGAAAGTATCAGTAGGTTTAGGACAAACAGCGATCGCGTCAGGGCTATTTAA
- a CDS encoding YqaE/Pmp3 family membrane protein: MDILRLICAIFLPPLGVFLQVGLGRDFWINVLLTLLGYIPGIVHAVWIILSK; the protein is encoded by the coding sequence ATGGATATTCTTCGCCTAATATGCGCAATCTTTTTGCCGCCTCTTGGTGTATTTTTGCAAGTAGGTTTGGGTAGAGATTTTTGGATCAATGTGCTTTTAACTTTACTGGGTTACATTCCAGGAATTGTTCATGCGGTTTGGATCATTCTTTCTAAATAA